The Helianthus annuus cultivar XRQ/B chromosome 16, HanXRQr2.0-SUNRISE, whole genome shotgun sequence genome includes a window with the following:
- the LOC118488248 gene encoding extensin-like produces the protein MRGRGRGQGAYAAPNDHEAGPSHRRTPSGSHNTDAQNLWRSFTEPARHSVSLSTSPSIPHSFGPQSENEPHNSHQSYIPLQGHQSPFDQPSPVFQGLFNPADYLDVPMGFNPLGPEDHFPGDNAMEVDEDTDPSMPPSGTPNHPIEISDGSPFVGSPYNGPHRFEVRFRQHDWVFTPSYHNSPLHQPQHSSPLHPQQQQQPQQQQNPSEDFRRDVVTPPPPPPPILPPPPPRRRRTNARVSTRGGIRIDTPPHSGSSRYSPLHEEPEMGESSHPVSEVTSAPIAPPPPQDFGNPIPAYTSAAAYNPFEQTFPPGYNFTEDPYWVVANYNSLHPEGTFGGPWATGQSTYGYPSYGYQQPQPPQPSQYPLPPPAPMMSPPQVQEILQGINDVRREMRHELREERRHNRGMFKKMVDLIKGKKQEGLLNPLI, from the exons atgagaggaagaggaaggggacaagGAGCATATGCAGCCCCAAACGACCATGAAGCCGGACCTTCGCACAGGCGAACACCTTCAGGCTCCCATAACACAGATGCTCAAAATCTGTGGAGGTCTTTTACTGAACCCGCAAGGCACTCGGTTTCACTGAGTACCTCGCCTTCTATCCCACACTCCTTTGGGCCTCAATccgaaaatgagccccacaactctcACCAGTCCTATATTCCTCTCCAAGGACACCAATCACCCTTTGACCAACCATCACCTGTTTTCCAAGGCCTGTTCAACCCTGCTGACTACCTTGATGTACctatgggttttaacccacttggaccagaAGACCATTTCCCTGGCGACAATGCAATGGAGGTCGATGAAGATACCGATCCCTCAATGCCACCATCTGGAACTCCGAACCACCCtatcgagatttctgatgggtcacCATTTGTGGGATCACCATACAATGGTCCCCACAGATTTGAGGTGAGATTCAGGCAGCATGACTGGGTAtttacccctagttaccataactctccccTGCACCAGCCGCAACACAGCTCTCCCTTGCacccccagcagcagcagcagccacagcagcAGCAAAATCCTTCTGAGGATTTCCGGCGTGATGTAGTCactccaccgccgccaccacctccgattttgcctcctccgcctccaAGGCGAAGACGAACGAACGCACGGGTGTCCACACGAGGGGGAATACGCATCGACACCCCtccacattcaggtagcagccggTACTCGCCACTTCACGAAGAACCAGAGATGGGAGAGTCTTCACATCCCGTCTCAGAAGTAACGTCAGCGCCAatcgcgccaccaccaccacaggatttcgggaacccaatccctgcttataCTAGCGCGGCAGCATATAATCCCTTCGAGCAGACGTTTCCCCCAGGTTATAACTTTACAGAGGATCCCTACTGGGTAGTTGCGAACTACAACTCTCTACATCCGGAAggtacttttggaggtccctgggctacgggacaatcgacCTATGGATACCCATCATATGGAtatcagcagccgcagcctcctcaaccaTCGCAATATCCGCTACCACCGCCGGCACCGATGATGTCGCCGCcacaagttcaagaaatccttcaaGGGATAAATGATGTGCGACGTGAGATGCGGCATGAGTTACGGGAAGAGCGTCGGCATAATCGTgggatgtttaagaagatggtggaTTTAATCAAGGGAAAAAAGCAAGAAGGACTACTAAATCCTTT AATCTAG